In the genome of Daucus carota subsp. sativus chromosome 9, DH1 v3.0, whole genome shotgun sequence, the window ATTACAACTGACTGTAAGTAATTAAGGATGTTAAATTTGACTGATATTTGGAAACTATATACTGatgaaatgaataaaataaatatatatataggagttaGTTTGTTCATTCTTACAGCAAAAAAACACGAAAAATCATACATAAGCAACTTGAAAGTAAAACTTTTTTGTAGGTTGCACTGAGGAAATTCAAGTGGAAAGACTGCAGGTGGCCTCCGAGTACAAAAGTTGCTAGTATAGTGGATCAAGAAGTAATTAGAGGAAACATAGTTTTTGTTGTTGGAAGAAACAGCAGACTTTACCAATACAACAAAATTACGGAACTTTGGCATGAGCATTACCAATCACAGCACTTGGTTCTGTCAAGAATACCTGGGACTGCTATGCgcccttcatcatcatcattaaccGGCTCCCTGTTTCTTCTCTCGGAAGATGGTAAACTGATTGAATATCACTGGAGTTCAACTGATGGCTGGGACTGGATAGAACACGGGACACCTCGTATAAGTGTGGTTTTGGTTGGTTCACCTGGTCCGTGCTTTCTAGGAAACCAGCTGTTTTTGGTAGGATCAGATGGAAAGGTGTATCTGAGATATTTGGATTTGGATCAGTCAATGTGGCGATGGAAGGATTATTCATTTCCTTACATTACCGGCCAAACCATAAAGAAATATGGAAATGAAGATTTTACAGGGCATTCTCAGAAATCCGAAGAAGATCTGCTTGGTTCCAACAGAAACTGTGACCCAAAGGTGTGGCAagtttattaaaatatcaatttaatgCTATAATGTATAATCtcattaatataaaatcttcaACAAAAACAGTTCTAATGTTATAATGAGTTTCGGTTATTTGCAGATTGCAACTACAAGGCCAATACCATTCGCAGAGGATTCAGTAATATTCGAGTTAAGGGATGGCAGGGTGAGAACTAGAATTTTTACTTCTGGATACATTTCTTCTGAACATGCAAAAAGGCAATACTTGTGTTAAGATGCAAGTGCTAAGACTTTCATTCTTTACTTGTAGATATTCTTTACAATTGACCATACAAAAATTTAAGGTTTTAGAAGGGGATTTTTCCCTGTTTGCAGATCCTGGAAATTTTATTACTGCAACAGAATAGGagtatttattactccctctgtaccAACGggttttacgttactttttggcacgtatgtgaggctcttataaagtatagtttaattatatattttttaatttttttccctgaatagaagtttgacgtttaaacttttattaataaaaataattaaaaaaaacattatggaAGTATACTTTGTAATAGCctcaaaatgcatgcaaacaataaacagtgaacgtaaataACCTGctagacggagggagtattacacaATGTTAGCGATTTTATAGTTTACAGTtaacacatataatacatatgctAAACTGGTTTTACGACAGTTGGGTGAGATGAAGCTGAATGAGGATGGCGAGTGGGCGTGGTCGCGTATTATTGGCACGCCAACAAGCTTGTGCATGGCGAATTATTGGACTGCTCTGGCATcatgaaagtaagtgttttataAACTTAGCTTCGGTGTGTAGATGAAATGTAGGCAATGTATACAGGGGCTTGTTTGGTCCGATGTAACCCAACACGGTAACCATTACTCGGAACTTTTACTGGTGTTTAGTTGCATAATCTCGTGGTTGTACACAGGAACTCAGACTTCTGAGGACTTTATACTTCCTGTAAAATGCGGTAACCTAGTTACATAGATCAGAGGTGGATACAATGTGAGTTAGACGGTCTATCCTCATCAAAAATTAGCTTATGTATAGATGAAATGCAGGCAATGTATATAGGTAATTTAGGTGCTGGGCAATAAAACTGCACAACTTTCAGATCTTTGTACGGTTATACAGACTCAGTTTTAACCGGAGATACCAAGGAGATGTATATAGTAGTAGTTTGTTTTTcaattattgaaatattaaataatgtttaaaaatccaattgatattttctattttctatttttgaaatccgcatgaataatatttcaaaatccaattgatattttcaaatttggATGTATATAAGTGAGATttaaaattatgctttaaaatataCGAATATTCAGTTCAGATTATATTATCAGATTTTATCATGTTGaatataagtataagatccataaagagGGTTTTAGATAGAATTGTTCTCCATATATTAACTtacgaattttaatatatttagagAAGATTTTATATGTATCTTTTGCATCATAAAATTCAGATCTCATCGAACAAGATTTTGTTAAATTGATATATCATGACAAATTTCAAATCAGGAAGTCAAAAAACAAAGCAAAAATATATGTTCGGCACAAAATCGTTCTTTTGCAAATTCTGTGTTTTATCTCTTTCTTAAGGATGGAAATCTAACACTTATGAAGAAAACAAACAACCGAGGCATTAGTAACACGTACTATGAAATATATATGCAGAGGCTGAAGGTAGTCGTCACTGCGTAAATATACAACTGAGTTTGTGTATGGTAAAGAGTGTAAACTGTTGTATTCTTCCTTCGTCCCGCtcatttaggggccgtttggttcgcTTCGGGGAAACGGAATGGAATCCAGAAAGAGAAATGCAgagaaaagaaaggaataaTCCTGAATTGTTTTACATGTTTGGTTTTGTTGCAGAAACGGAATGGAAATGTGTGTGATTAATTTTACAGTATattcgatttttttaatattatataatttcaaaagaaatGTATTCATATCTATAccaagataatttatttacattctaataaattaatataatttatttaaccatactattattttttaaaataaattaacatgagaattatgtcacaattatatttaatttaagaaactaaattaaaaattatttttaatttctaaaaatattttatatgatgatcttttatattaattgtttaaaatatgaattataactcaaaatagaaaaaagttGGGGAAAGGCAATCCAAATACTTAGCTGGGGGTGGGGAATGAGATATGAGTATTATTGGGTAAACCCACTATTAAAAAAGGGGAAAGGGAATGatgatttttacaaaacaaacacatacAAGTGGAATCAATCAGGCTGATTACCTTTCTCTTTCATGAATACCCCTGACCAAACGACCCTTTAGTATAAAGTTGTTGGAATGAGGGATTACTATgtatatagagagagaaaataaaattaggCAAAATTGTTAAAGTAGAGTGttaaccaaaaataaaatttgagattgtaattaaaatcaaaatctgtGAGAGAATTTGAACAAGAGAGTGATGATTGTGTGAACGATGATAGCTGAGACCGTAAACTAGAATTTGTGattgtcaaaagaaaagaaggttTTTACCACAAGTTTCTCGCTCTCAAACATCCTTATAATAAACACATACCCTGGCTAAAATCAGAACCCTCTGAATATATATAAACTGTTATAAATTGACTGTCATGAGTGCATGCATTCAAAGATAGAATAGTAATGCTATAGTAGGGCTATGTAATAGGAGTAGACAAATCACAAAACATTTAATGCTCTTGTGTTTTCCTTtgctataaatagagcttgcaTCAGTGAATGAAAAACTACCCCGAGCTTCCTTTTCTATGCTCAACTTCTTACTCTCCTTCTGTTAAATTTAGAGTTCTCTGGTGGTTCTTCTATAGCTAGTATTTtacaacacgttatcagcacgaaaCCCTGCCGGAACTGAGAAGGTATAATGTTATTcaaatgtacatatatatagtaGACGTGGTTATACCCtctacaaataatttaaatatatataaccttAGTAGACGTGGTTACACCCTCtactaataatttataaatatgactggAGTAGACGTGGTTACACCCTCTACTAATATTTTAACTACATATGGCCGGAGAACCGCCTATTTACGATACCATTTAATTTTGGGTAATACCGAAATATAGTGGGAACCTTGATTTATAAATTGCCTGCATATCGGATAATAACTTTTGTGCCCTAACTAACTTATGCAGGATTTTCCACTTAAATATATTGTTGGTTGGAGATAACCTGTATACGCAGATGTCCGTATGGCGGGTGAAAATCCAtttgtcattttatatatagatttattCATAATATCGATGATAATAATGATGTACACATTCATTATTGCTTACTTGTTAACGCACCAGATTCAGTAggattttatgtaatatttacaTTGATAGTTTAAGTTAATAATTTTGGTGTTAAATTCAGATTATAATGACAAATCTTACAAACTTGTCGTTCGTTGCGTTGGACATTTCTGGGGAGAATTATTTATCGTGGGTACAAGATGTAAAGTTGCACTTGGGTTCAAAGAAATTAAGCAACACAATAAAGGCAGAAAACACATCCACGGTCGAAGAAAACTTTACCTCTATTATTTTTCTCCGACACCACATGCATGAAGATTTAAAATCTGAGTACCTAGAAGTCGAGGATCCCTTTATTTTATGGGAAAATCTAAAGGACAGGTTCGATCATCAGAAACTAGTTTATCTACCTGCGGCTGAAAATGATTGGGCTAATCTAAGACTTCAAGATTTTAAGAGTGTTCGGGCATATAGCTCTGCCCTATTCAAAATAAGTTCTAGGCTCATTATGTGTGGTGAGGTCGTTACTGAGAAAAGAAAGATCGACAAAACACTATCCACTTTTCATCCCAATAATATCAACTTAGCCGAGATGTACAGGGAGCGGAAGTTTACCAAGTTTGGGGATCTCCTTTCAACCCTCCTTGTTGCCGAGCAGAATCATGAATTGGTGATTAAGAATCATCAATCCCGTCCAACGGGATCTGCCCCTTTACCAGAAGTAAATAACACGACATTCCAGCAGAATGTACGTGGAAAAGGGCATAGAGGTGGACGAGGCCATGGTCGCTACCGTGGACGAGGCCGTGGTCGTGGGCATTTTCGTCCTTATAATAGCTCTGGTCACCAGAAGTGGCAACCTGAAACACAGAGCAAAAGAAAGGCACCACAAGGAGGGAAAACTGACAATTTATGCCACAAGTGTGGAATGGAAGGGCATTGGTCACGTAATTGTTATATCCCACAACATCTTGTTGATTTATATCAGTCATCTAAAAGATCGAAAGGAAAAATGGTGGAAACCAATTTCGCCAACAACTTAGATGATTCTCTTATAATATCAAGTGGGGGAATAAGCGTTAATGGTCCTAATGAATCTAACGAAACTCCCATGTGGGAGGCTGAGGATTAGTTTCATAGAATTATTAGCAACCGGAGGAATGAGCATTAATGGTCCGAATTACTATAGTTACTAGTGTGTACTGTGTGCTTTATTTTGAACTATGTAATGTGTTATATGttcttattaaataaattatgtttcttaattatatacagAATGGCAACTGAAGATATATGCATTGCTGATTGTGGTACAACTCATACAATTCTACAGAATCGAAAATACTTTACCCATATAACCAAATCTGAAGCTCAAGTTGGAACGATTTCTGGCGTATCTAATATAATCGAAGGTTTTGGTAAAGCTAGTTTCGTCTTACCTAATGGTACACACCTACATATTCCAAATGCATTATTTTCTAGTAAGTCCACTAGAAATCTTCTTAGTTTTAAAGATATCAGACTTAACGGATTTCACATTGAAACCACTTCTGAGGCTGGTAAAGAATATCTCCTTATCACTTCTGCTAATTCTAGCAACaagaaaatcttagaaaagTTTCACTCACTTTCCTCAGGATTATATATGATGAAAATCAGAACCATTGAGTCACACAATGTCATTGCTTCCAAACTCATAGATCCAAAATCATTTACCCTTTGGCATGAAAGATTAGGTCATCCTGGAGTCTCTATGATGCGTCGTATTATAGAAAATTCCACTGGACATCCTCTTAGAGAtcttaaagttttttttaaaaatgaccttccatgttcagcatgttctttagGAAAACTTATTACCCGGCCATCTCCTACTAAAGTTAAGCTTGAAAGTCCAAGTTTTATAGAAAGGATCCAAGGCGACATATGTGGACCTATCCACCCATCATCTGGTCCATTTAGGTACTTTATGGTACTAATCGATGCCTCAACTAGATGGTCACATGTTTGTCTTCTCTCAACTCGTAATGATGCTTTTGCAAAATTACTTGCCCAGATAATCAAATTGCGAGCTCAATTCCCTGATCATTGTATTAAGTCAATTCGTTTAGACAATGCCGGCGAATTCACATCTGCAACTTTTGTCGACTATTGCATGTCTGTAGGAATTTCAGTTGAACACCCAGTTCCTCATGTACATACACAAAATGGGTTAGCTGAGTCCTTTATCAAACGACTTCAACTTATTGCAAGACCGTTGTTATTGAAAGCAAAATTACCCACATCTATTTGGGGTCATGCAATACTTCATGCTGCTAATCTTATTAGGATTAGACCAACTGCCTATAACCAACATTCTCCACTACAGCTGGTACTTGGTCAAATTCCTAATATTTCTCACTTCAAAATCTTCGGAAGTGCTGTATATGTACCTATTGTTCCACCACAGAGATCGAAGATGGGAGCTCAAAGAAGAATAGGAATCTATGTTGGTTTTGATTCAACATCAATAATTAGATATCTTGAACCACTAACTGGAGACTTATTTACTGCACGATATGCAGATTGTCATTTTGACGAGTCTTTGTTTCCTCCCTTAGGGGGAGATAAACATGTGAATAAGGTTAATCCTGACATAACATGGAATGCATCAGGATTACATTTTCTAGATCCACGTACTGGTCAATGCGAACTTGAAGTTAAAAGAATTATCCATATGCAAAATATCGCAAACCAAATGCCTGACGCATTTAACGATTCTAGAAATGTAATAAAATCTCATATACCTGCAGTAAACACTCCAGCTAGAATAGATATACCAATTCAGAAATCAAGTACAAAAGAATTGGTTACAGAATCAAAGCCACGCCTGAAGCGTGGTAGACCGGTCGGTGCAAAGGATGTTGcaccaagaaaaagaaaaacaaagaaaattgcCCCTGAAGTGGCACATGCTCCAGAAGAAGCAAATACCCCTGAAGTGGTATTATCTCCTGAAGAGATTCCCGTCCCTGAAGATTCGGGATTAAACAATCatgaaatttcaataaattatgtGCATGATATGAAATTATGGGATCGAAGTAAAGCCATAATTGATGATGTATTTGTGTATTCAGCGGCATTGGATGTCGACATAAATTCTGATCCtgaaccacaaagtgtggaTGAATGCCGTCGAAGAAAAGACTGGCTAAAATGGAAAGACGCAATTCAAACAGAATTAAATTCATTGCGCAAAAGAGAAGTATTTGGACCTGTTGTCCAGACACCAATCGGTGTGAACCCTGTTGGGAATAAATGGGTATTCATAAGAAAACgaaatgaaaagaatgaaattgtgagatataaAGCCCGACTTGTAGCACAAGGGTTTTCTCAAAGGCCTGGCATTGATTATCATGAGACATACTCGCCAGTAATGGATGGAATTACTTTTCgttttatattaggtatggcaTCTAAAGAAAAATTGGAAACACGTCTTATGGACGTTGTTACTGCATACCTATATGGATCACttgatagtgatatttttatgaaaatcccCGAAGGATTAAAAATGGATGAGTTCAAGAAACCTCGTCATATATACTCCATTAAACTTCAACGATCATTGTATGGATTGAAACAATCTGGTCGTATGTGGTATAACAGACTTAGTCGTTATTTAGAAAAGAATGGGTATATTAgtaatcaaatttgtccatgtgtttttatcaaaaaatcacaaTCTGGTTTTGTGATTATTGctgtatatgtggatgatttaAACCTTGTAGGTTCAGCTACAGAGGTTGATGAAGCTGTCATATATCTAAAGACagagtttgaaatgaaagatcttgGGAAGACAAAGTATTGTCTTGGTATACAAGTCGAGCACTTGCCATCGGGAATTTTCCTCCACCAATCTACATATACAGAAAAGGTTTTGAGCAGATTTTACATGGATAAATCTCATCCGTTGACAACTCCAATGGTGGTTAGATCTTTAGAACCAGATAAAGATCCATTTCGACCACgagaagatgatgaagaggtTCTTGGTCCTGAAATCCCATATCTGGGAGCAATTGGTGCACTTATGTATCTTGCGAATAATACAAGGCCAGATATTGCTTTTGCTGTGAatctattggctagatttagcTCTGCTCCGATGGCCAGACATTGGAATGGGATCAAACATATATTTCGTTATCTTCGTGTAACAATTgattttgggttattctttCCGGAAAACTCGACATCTCAATTGATTGGATATGCAGACGCTGGATATCTGTCAGATCCACATTTTGGCAAATCACAAACTGGATATGTATTCACATATTGCGGTACAGCTATTTCCTGGAAATCCACGAAGCAAACTACAGTAGCAACCTCAACAAATCATTCAGAACTAATAGCAATACACGAAGCCAGTAGAGAATGTGTTTGGTTGCGATCTATTATCAAGAATATTCAAGAATCGTGTGGATTACCGGATATCACGAGAAGTCCTACTGTTATGTTTGAGGATAACACTGCATGCATTGATCAACTCAAGGAAGGATATATCAAAGGAGACCGCACGAAGCACATTTCACCAAAATTCTTTTATACTCATGAGCTTCAAAAGAATGGTGAAATTGATATACAACAAATTCGATCATGTGACAACCTTGCAGACTTATTCACAAAATCGTTGCCGAATTCAACATTTGTAAAGCTGCGACGTAACATTGGAATGCGTCGACTCAAGGATATGCTGCAACAAAACATCACTGATTGATGTTTTTCTTCCAAGGGGAgattgtactctttttccttcgttAAAGTTTTTATCCCACTGGGTTTTTCTTTGacaaggttttaacgaggcaatCTATGATCCGCACTATCATGACAATCAAAGGGGAGTGTTATAAATTGACTGTCATGAGTGCATGCATTCAGAGATAGAATAGTAATGCTATAGTAGGGCTATGTAATAGGAGTAGACAAATCACAAAACATTTAATGCTCTTGTGTTTTCCTTtgctataaatagagcttgcaTCAGTGAATGAAAAACTACCCCGAGCTTCCTTTTCTATGCTCAGCTTCTTACTCTCCTTCTGTTAAATTTAGAGTTCTCTGGTGGTTCTTCTATAGCTAGTATTTTACAACATAAACATCTTCAAGATCAACATAAAGAAAACTTATCTTTACATATATCTAACGGACACGGGCAGAGCCACAGCAAACGCTGCAGTGGGCTCCAACCCAGTGCAAACAAAAAATGTTCCGACATCTTATATTACTGTAGCCCATATATTTGTGAACCGGCCCAGGAGAAAATTAGCCCGGCCCATATTTATTTTTGCAATACGGGAAGAAAACAAATTTAGCAGACTTAAAAACAAACCCTAATAAGATTTTTAggtttttaaaaacaaaaacgaTAAGCTGGAGATTGGAGATTTAGAGATAATTAAccagattattttatttatttttttaatttatagtttataatCTTATAATTAAAGTTTTATGATTTATACTATATTCCATCTCTTTTACTCTGTTTTTtacatgatatatataatgaCAAATCAAGAAAATAGGGAAAagacattattattatttttaaacccAGTGTATCTAAACCTACGCTGAAGTACATTCTTCATATGATACTAATGTTGAAGAAAATCCAACTAGTATTTGTTATCGAGGAAAATCAATGTGATAGAACTG includes:
- the LOC108201367 gene encoding uncharacterized protein LOC108201367 — its product is MTNLTNLSFVALDISGENYLSWVQDVKLHLGSKKLSNTIKAENTSTVEENFTSIIFLRHHMHEDLKSEYLEVEDPFILWENLKDRFDHQKLVYLPAAENDWANLRLQDFKSVRAYSSALFKISSRLIMCGEVVTEKRKIDKTLSTFHPNNINLAEMYRERKFTKFGDLLSTLLVAEQNHELVIKNHQSRPTGSAPLPEVNNTTFQQNVRGKGHRGGRGHGRYRGRGRGRGHFRPYNSSGHQKWQPETQSKRKAPQGGKTDNLCHKCGMEGHWSRNCYIPQHLVDLYQSSKRSKGKMVETNFANNLDDSLIISSGGISVNGPNESNETPMWEAED